The Pseudarthrobacter sulfonivorans genome includes a window with the following:
- a CDS encoding Bug family tripartite tricarboxylate transporter substrate binding protein, with the protein MMKATPKGPARKRRSRLNTGRAAIAVAAVSLIALTGCISGKGGGSGAANYPDGALNYIIPYSPGGSSDPAGREFSRMLAEELGTTVVNQNLPGGDETIGTSAILSAEPDGMTLGFAAPSGLIIQPMLKDLAYEDKGYTPISKLAFVPNALLVGKDSPYRTLDEFIAAAKDKPGELTIGTTSNTSSNTFTAYALEQQADIAVTMVPFTGGAGEAVLAAISGEIDAVVAATSAQLGLIEAGDLVALAHTATPEYNKVLPGAVSFEEAGLDIPLGGHYLTVAPAGLDEGVEQKLVQASKKVVESAAWAKWCENNGFLPDPMAGTELDEWLAQQTKLSADMLERAKSRTN; encoded by the coding sequence ATGATGAAAGCTACCCCCAAAGGTCCTGCGAGGAAACGGCGATCCCGGTTGAACACCGGCAGAGCAGCTATCGCGGTGGCCGCGGTTAGCCTGATCGCACTCACGGGATGCATTTCAGGTAAGGGCGGGGGATCAGGGGCCGCCAACTATCCTGATGGTGCGCTGAACTACATCATCCCCTACAGCCCAGGCGGTTCTTCAGACCCGGCTGGCCGTGAGTTCTCACGAATGCTTGCCGAGGAGTTGGGCACGACCGTCGTGAACCAGAACCTTCCCGGTGGGGACGAAACCATCGGCACTTCAGCAATCCTGTCCGCAGAACCGGACGGGATGACCCTGGGCTTCGCCGCCCCCAGTGGCCTCATCATTCAGCCGATGCTAAAGGACCTTGCCTACGAGGACAAAGGTTATACGCCGATCTCCAAGTTGGCTTTCGTGCCGAATGCTTTGTTGGTCGGTAAAGACTCGCCATATCGGACTCTTGACGAGTTCATCGCGGCCGCAAAAGACAAGCCAGGTGAGTTGACCATAGGCACGACCAGCAACACCTCATCCAACACTTTCACCGCCTATGCGCTGGAGCAACAAGCGGACATCGCTGTCACCATGGTGCCGTTCACCGGAGGGGCTGGCGAAGCCGTGCTCGCCGCCATAAGCGGCGAGATCGACGCAGTCGTTGCTGCAACTTCTGCCCAGCTCGGCTTGATTGAGGCCGGAGACCTTGTGGCACTTGCGCACACCGCAACGCCCGAGTACAACAAGGTCCTGCCCGGTGCCGTTTCATTCGAAGAGGCTGGCCTCGACATCCCCCTGGGTGGACATTACTTGACCGTTGCGCCGGCCGGGTTGGACGAAGGCGTGGAACAAAAACTCGTCCAAGCATCAAAAAAAGTCGTTGAGAGCGCCGCATGGGCCAAGTGGTGCGAGAATAATGGCTTTTTGCCCGACCCGATGGCCGGTACTGAGCTCGATGAATGGCTTGCGCAACAGACCAAACTCAGTGCCGACATGCTCGAACGGGCTAAGTCACGCACAAACTGA